A window from Malania oleifera isolate guangnan ecotype guangnan chromosome 7, ASM2987363v1, whole genome shotgun sequence encodes these proteins:
- the LOC131159360 gene encoding protein AMEIOTIC 1 homolog isoform X3 → MFAGSHQKDNSPFSSSIVGEEDKKDKGDDEVMTAESLVTNGKRKRVCSNKLKMAQADRCEKQRQGCSFKRSKPKKLKESISRWSEDRYKRAEQCLLEIMRSEKAVFGNPIVRPTLRSVARKHIGDTGLLDHLLKHMDGKVAPGGAERFRRCYNPNGVMEYWLESADLVNIRLEAGVQDPYWIPPSTWKPGSGPSEDLVLSEELKLLKAEMEKTKRDVQELISKRQEEDRLNMKPNASSPNRKLKLDHSTFSRLSCQEIMYEELLIWKAKTEQQLIEISNSLSSMQGVYQELEKWKANIENQLREISNSLSSMKKNRLAPWWETSDLISFQHEDLTPWLESADLNIPGEVPSWLASDEAIKVEREVLQSPCLVKIECEVEQNASSIPLPAEKLGKDPSQDPVCARELGLLKEDLAKIKREVQEMVTKKEMEDEANFTPNSSVITHSRLDLHSSLLILQEMHEELMKWKDNIEQQLLDISNSFASLQAEAKCSGL, encoded by the exons ATGTTTGCTGGCTCACACCAGAAGGACAACTCCCCATTTTCTTCCAGCATTGTTGGGGAAGAAGATAAGAAAGATAAGGGAGATGATGAGGTTATGACAGCTGAATCCCTTGTAACAAATGGGAAGAGGAAGCGTGTTTGCTCTAACAAACTGAAAATGGCACAAGCAGATAGATGTGAGAAGCAAAGGCAAGGTTGTAGTTTCAAGAGAAGCAAGCCAAAGAAGCTCAAGGAGTCCATAAGCAGATGGTCTGAAGATAG GTACAAGCGAGCAGAGCAGTGTCTGTTGGAGATCATGAGGTCTGAAAAAGCAGTGTTTGGGAATCCAATTGTACGTCCAACACTTAGATCGGTGGCTCGTAAACACATTGGTGACACTGGTTTGCTAGACCACTTGCTGAAGCACATGGATGGTAAAGTTGCACCTGGCGGCGCGGAGCGGTTCCGACGGTGTTACAATCCCAATGGAGTGATGGAGTATTGGTTGGAGAGTGCTGACCTGGTTAATATTCGGCTTGAAGCTGGGGTGCAAGATCCTTACTGGATCCCACCATCTACGTGGAAACCTGGTAGTGGGCCTAGTGAGGATCTTGTTTTATCGGAAGAGCTAAAGTTGCTTAAGGCAGAAATGGAAAAAACAAAGAG AGATGTGCAGGAGCTAATATCCAAGAGGCAAGAGGAGGACCGACTGAACATGAAACCTAATGCTTCGTCGCCCAATCGGAAATTGAAACTTGATCATTCGACATTTTCACGACTTTCATGTCAG GAAATAATGTATGAGGAATTGTTGATTTGGAAAGCCAAGACTGAACAACAGCTAATTGAGATATCTAATTCTTTGAGCAGCATGCAg GGTGTATACCAGGAGTTGGAGAAATGGAAAGCTAATATTGAGAATCAGCTGAGAGAGATCTCTAATTCCTTGAGCAGTATGAAG AAAAATCGTCTTGCACCTTGGTGGGAAACATCAGATTTGATTAGTTTTCAGCACGAAGATCTTACACCTTGGCTGGAGAGTGCTGACCTAAATATTCCAGGGGAAGTACCTTCTTGGTTGGCAAGTGATGAGGCCATTAAGGTTGAGCGTGAAGTTCTGCAAAGTCCTTGCTTGGTGAAGATTGAGTGCGAGGTTGAGCAAAATGCATCCTCAATCCCATTGCCTGCAGAAAAGCTTGGTAAAGATCCATCCCAAGACCCTGTTTGTGCTAGAGAGCTTGGGCTGCTTAAGGAAGATTTGGCCAAAATTAAGAG AGAAGTGCAGGAGATGGTAACAAAGAAGGAAATGGAAGATGAAGCCAACTTCACACCCAACTCTTCAGTTATTACACATTCAAGGTTGGACCTTCACAGTTCATTACTCATATTGCAG GAAATGCACGAGGAATTGATGAAATGGAAAGATAATATTGAGCAACAGCTGCTAGACATTTCAAATTCATTCGCCAGCCTGCAGGCAGAAGCGAAATGTTCTGGGTTGTGA
- the LOC131159360 gene encoding protein AMEIOTIC 1 homolog isoform X2 produces the protein MVQWGSSWRIMFAGSHQKDNSPFSSSIVGEEDKKDKGDDEVMTAESLVTNGKRKRVCSNKLKMAQADRCEKQRQGCSFKRSKPKKLKESISRWSEDRYKRAEQCLLEIMRSEKAVFGNPIVRPTLRSVARKHIGDTGLLDHLLKHMDGKVAPGGAERFRRCYNPNGVMEYWLESADLVNIRLEAGVQDPYWIPPSTWKPGSGPSEDLVLSEELKLLKAEMEKTKRDVQELISKRQEEDRLNMKPNASSPNRKLKLDHSTFSRLSCQEIMYEELLIWKAKTEQQLIEISNSLSSMQGVYQELEKWKANIENQLREISNSLSSMKKNRLAPWWETSDLISFQHEDLTPWLESADLNIPGEVPSWLASDEAIKVEREVLQSPCLVKIECEVEQNASSIPLPAEKLGKDPSQDPVCARELGLLKEDLAKIKREVQEMVTKKEMEDEANFTPNSSVITHSRLDLHSSLLILQEMHEELMKWKDNIEQQLLDISNSFASLQAEAKCSGL, from the exons ATGGTGCAGTGGGGTTCTTCTTGGAGAATTATGTTTGCTGGCTCACACCAGAAGGACAACTCCCCATTTTCTTCCAGCATTGTTGGGGAAGAAGATAAGAAAGATAAGGGAGATGATGAGGTTATGACAGCTGAATCCCTTGTAACAAATGGGAAGAGGAAGCGTGTTTGCTCTAACAAACTGAAAATGGCACAAGCAGATAGATGTGAGAAGCAAAGGCAAGGTTGTAGTTTCAAGAGAAGCAAGCCAAAGAAGCTCAAGGAGTCCATAAGCAGATGGTCTGAAGATAG GTACAAGCGAGCAGAGCAGTGTCTGTTGGAGATCATGAGGTCTGAAAAAGCAGTGTTTGGGAATCCAATTGTACGTCCAACACTTAGATCGGTGGCTCGTAAACACATTGGTGACACTGGTTTGCTAGACCACTTGCTGAAGCACATGGATGGTAAAGTTGCACCTGGCGGCGCGGAGCGGTTCCGACGGTGTTACAATCCCAATGGAGTGATGGAGTATTGGTTGGAGAGTGCTGACCTGGTTAATATTCGGCTTGAAGCTGGGGTGCAAGATCCTTACTGGATCCCACCATCTACGTGGAAACCTGGTAGTGGGCCTAGTGAGGATCTTGTTTTATCGGAAGAGCTAAAGTTGCTTAAGGCAGAAATGGAAAAAACAAAGAG AGATGTGCAGGAGCTAATATCCAAGAGGCAAGAGGAGGACCGACTGAACATGAAACCTAATGCTTCGTCGCCCAATCGGAAATTGAAACTTGATCATTCGACATTTTCACGACTTTCATGTCAG GAAATAATGTATGAGGAATTGTTGATTTGGAAAGCCAAGACTGAACAACAGCTAATTGAGATATCTAATTCTTTGAGCAGCATGCAg GGTGTATACCAGGAGTTGGAGAAATGGAAAGCTAATATTGAGAATCAGCTGAGAGAGATCTCTAATTCCTTGAGCAGTATGAAG AAAAATCGTCTTGCACCTTGGTGGGAAACATCAGATTTGATTAGTTTTCAGCACGAAGATCTTACACCTTGGCTGGAGAGTGCTGACCTAAATATTCCAGGGGAAGTACCTTCTTGGTTGGCAAGTGATGAGGCCATTAAGGTTGAGCGTGAAGTTCTGCAAAGTCCTTGCTTGGTGAAGATTGAGTGCGAGGTTGAGCAAAATGCATCCTCAATCCCATTGCCTGCAGAAAAGCTTGGTAAAGATCCATCCCAAGACCCTGTTTGTGCTAGAGAGCTTGGGCTGCTTAAGGAAGATTTGGCCAAAATTAAGAG AGAAGTGCAGGAGATGGTAACAAAGAAGGAAATGGAAGATGAAGCCAACTTCACACCCAACTCTTCAGTTATTACACATTCAAGGTTGGACCTTCACAGTTCATTACTCATATTGCAG GAAATGCACGAGGAATTGATGAAATGGAAAGATAATATTGAGCAACAGCTGCTAGACATTTCAAATTCATTCGCCAGCCTGCAGGCAGAAGCGAAATGTTCTGGGTTGTGA
- the LOC131159360 gene encoding protein AMEIOTIC 1 homolog isoform X1, with the protein MFRRTSLPFLILVVFLLSIALKIIQVSLWKTKSFKKARVLKTNWMVQWGSSWRIMFAGSHQKDNSPFSSSIVGEEDKKDKGDDEVMTAESLVTNGKRKRVCSNKLKMAQADRCEKQRQGCSFKRSKPKKLKESISRWSEDRYKRAEQCLLEIMRSEKAVFGNPIVRPTLRSVARKHIGDTGLLDHLLKHMDGKVAPGGAERFRRCYNPNGVMEYWLESADLVNIRLEAGVQDPYWIPPSTWKPGSGPSEDLVLSEELKLLKAEMEKTKRDVQELISKRQEEDRLNMKPNASSPNRKLKLDHSTFSRLSCQEIMYEELLIWKAKTEQQLIEISNSLSSMQGVYQELEKWKANIENQLREISNSLSSMKKNRLAPWWETSDLISFQHEDLTPWLESADLNIPGEVPSWLASDEAIKVEREVLQSPCLVKIECEVEQNASSIPLPAEKLGKDPSQDPVCARELGLLKEDLAKIKREVQEMVTKKEMEDEANFTPNSSVITHSRLDLHSSLLILQEMHEELMKWKDNIEQQLLDISNSFASLQAEAKCSGL; encoded by the exons GTTGTCTTTTTGTTGTCAATCGCTCTAAAAA TTATACAAGTTAGCCTGTGGAAGACCAAATCGTTCAAAAAGGCACGTGTTTTGAAGACGAACTGGATGGTGCAGTGGGGTTCTTCTTGGAGAATTATGTTTGCTGGCTCACACCAGAAGGACAACTCCCCATTTTCTTCCAGCATTGTTGGGGAAGAAGATAAGAAAGATAAGGGAGATGATGAGGTTATGACAGCTGAATCCCTTGTAACAAATGGGAAGAGGAAGCGTGTTTGCTCTAACAAACTGAAAATGGCACAAGCAGATAGATGTGAGAAGCAAAGGCAAGGTTGTAGTTTCAAGAGAAGCAAGCCAAAGAAGCTCAAGGAGTCCATAAGCAGATGGTCTGAAGATAG GTACAAGCGAGCAGAGCAGTGTCTGTTGGAGATCATGAGGTCTGAAAAAGCAGTGTTTGGGAATCCAATTGTACGTCCAACACTTAGATCGGTGGCTCGTAAACACATTGGTGACACTGGTTTGCTAGACCACTTGCTGAAGCACATGGATGGTAAAGTTGCACCTGGCGGCGCGGAGCGGTTCCGACGGTGTTACAATCCCAATGGAGTGATGGAGTATTGGTTGGAGAGTGCTGACCTGGTTAATATTCGGCTTGAAGCTGGGGTGCAAGATCCTTACTGGATCCCACCATCTACGTGGAAACCTGGTAGTGGGCCTAGTGAGGATCTTGTTTTATCGGAAGAGCTAAAGTTGCTTAAGGCAGAAATGGAAAAAACAAAGAG AGATGTGCAGGAGCTAATATCCAAGAGGCAAGAGGAGGACCGACTGAACATGAAACCTAATGCTTCGTCGCCCAATCGGAAATTGAAACTTGATCATTCGACATTTTCACGACTTTCATGTCAG GAAATAATGTATGAGGAATTGTTGATTTGGAAAGCCAAGACTGAACAACAGCTAATTGAGATATCTAATTCTTTGAGCAGCATGCAg GGTGTATACCAGGAGTTGGAGAAATGGAAAGCTAATATTGAGAATCAGCTGAGAGAGATCTCTAATTCCTTGAGCAGTATGAAG AAAAATCGTCTTGCACCTTGGTGGGAAACATCAGATTTGATTAGTTTTCAGCACGAAGATCTTACACCTTGGCTGGAGAGTGCTGACCTAAATATTCCAGGGGAAGTACCTTCTTGGTTGGCAAGTGATGAGGCCATTAAGGTTGAGCGTGAAGTTCTGCAAAGTCCTTGCTTGGTGAAGATTGAGTGCGAGGTTGAGCAAAATGCATCCTCAATCCCATTGCCTGCAGAAAAGCTTGGTAAAGATCCATCCCAAGACCCTGTTTGTGCTAGAGAGCTTGGGCTGCTTAAGGAAGATTTGGCCAAAATTAAGAG AGAAGTGCAGGAGATGGTAACAAAGAAGGAAATGGAAGATGAAGCCAACTTCACACCCAACTCTTCAGTTATTACACATTCAAGGTTGGACCTTCACAGTTCATTACTCATATTGCAG GAAATGCACGAGGAATTGATGAAATGGAAAGATAATATTGAGCAACAGCTGCTAGACATTTCAAATTCATTCGCCAGCCTGCAGGCAGAAGCGAAATGTTCTGGGTTGTGA